The Jeotgalibacillus aurantiacus genome has a window encoding:
- the cysE gene encoding serine O-acetyltransferase yields the protein MFKRIKEDVDTVFDQDPAARSALEIILTYSGLHAIWAYRIAHVFYKRKMFFIARAISQLARAMTGIEIHPAAKIGRRFFIDHGVGVVIGETCEIGNNVTVFQGVTLGGTGKEKGKRHPTLEDNVLIATGAKVLGSIVIGQNSKVGAGSVVLNDVPANSTVVGIPGKVVVRDGKKVRRDLDHQDMPDPIWDRIRTLETELAFVKEQLKKERERSSQL from the coding sequence ATGTTTAAGCGGATAAAAGAAGATGTCGACACCGTTTTTGATCAGGATCCCGCTGCCCGTTCAGCATTAGAAATTATCTTAACGTACTCCGGACTGCATGCGATCTGGGCTTACCGGATTGCCCATGTCTTTTATAAGCGAAAAATGTTTTTTATTGCCCGGGCAATATCGCAGCTTGCAAGAGCGATGACCGGTATAGAAATCCACCCTGCTGCGAAAATTGGCAGACGTTTTTTTATCGATCACGGAGTTGGTGTGGTCATTGGGGAAACATGTGAAATCGGCAATAACGTGACGGTTTTCCAAGGCGTAACACTCGGTGGAACAGGGAAAGAGAAAGGGAAACGTCATCCGACGCTTGAGGACAATGTGCTGATTGCCACAGGCGCAAAGGTGCTTGGTTCCATCGTAATCGGTCAGAACTCCAAGGTTGGAGCGGGTTCAGTTGTCTTAAATGACGTGCCGGCCAATTCCACTGTTGTCGGCATTCCGGGTAAAGTCGTGGTGCGCGATGGGAAAAAGGTGCGCCGCGATCTGGATCATCAGGATATGCCGGATCCGATCTGGGACCGCATCCGCACGCTCGAAACAGAGCTTGCATTTGTGAAAGAACAATTGAAAAAGGAACGGGAAAGGAGCTCGCAATTATGA